The DNA segment cccctccattacaagatgagctcacacactagtgatgggaattactgctcttcttagtgagctggctcattagtcCCAGCTCAATAAGAAgagctggctcctgaatggctccctattacatgtataatagggagccacagacTAGttaatcaccccacaccactccactgtTAACCTGATTGTATTGGGTtcaagggggcgtggtgagccaattTTGGGCGGGGTTAAGTGTGCCACCGACTATCGTCATTCATGATCAAGAGCCGGCTCTTAGACTATCACACAgatacttcctgccagcaagcagtagTGTGCAGAGACCTACTCTACAAGTTGCAGATAAGATGTTTTTATCCGGGAGGAGGAGGGCGGGgccactctgtgtgtgttatagcttagatgtagcagagctgaagtgtgtcattgtgcgtTGTATctatttcatggatctcatcatctgtcatctctcatctctcttgcACAGTGGCTCaggggttagcactacagtcttgcagcgctggagtcctgggttcaagtcccatccaggtcaacatctgcaaagagtttgtatggtctctttgtgtttgtgtgggtgtcctccggtttcctccaaaacatactggtaggttgattatattgtgagccccatggggacagggagtgatttggcaagctctgtgcagcggtgtgtaatctgtgtacgctatatagataaaggaattattattattttttctatatgTCATATACAAGTAGAATGTTCAGTagcaaaatgaaagtgtagataaacctctatcctgataatctaagcacatgtcAGCGCACAGCATCCCATAGcagagaggaatcatgaagtgtctcctTAGAGAGTCCCCATTCACACCctagaatcttacactgaccgtcactgagtgacaggagctaaaacagcaataaaactgagtaaaattgtaaagtaaggggttaaaaatgagctttattatgtaaacatcactaggggattaaaatttgagaactttctttcatggacaaacccctttaaagctgacGGAAGGTCCCCTCTCTTTCCCCACAATAAGTTCTCGTACCGTATGTAGTCAGTAAATGTCAAACTAAACGGCCCAGCACCAATGGGCTTTACCCACCCCATGTTAGAGAACTAACGCCCCTGCATTCCAAAGATTTTACTATTTAAAAGTGGATGTCTTTAAAATCACATGAAGGAGCTTTGTATATTTCCCCATTTTAGTGAATGTCCCCTATACAGCTGCCTGTGGACTGTAAGATTTATTCTCTCTGTGATAAGCTAGAAAGCTTCTGCTCATGTTTTATAATCTGAAAGCATCGGGAATGAGGTTTTTAATCATAATCTTTTTAACTTTGATTTCCTTAATGTAAAATAACCCAAATATGGAATCTACTACTTGAAAGGGGAAGGGGCTTCTTATCCAATTTTCCTGGTTTTCAAACATATTTAAAGCGATTTAATGATTTTAGATACAAAAGTCCATGTGATTTTTACAGAGAAACTGAATTGAACATGAACCCCAATGGGTAAGAGCTGTGATTTAATTTTCATGAAAGGGCGGTAAATATTTCAGTAGGGTTCTGGGATGTAACTTCTGTATTTTCTGGCAACACAGGTGTAGAAAGGTTTAGTACCACATGGATTCATCTCGGCAGCGCATTGTCAGCTGTTTATTTTTGAGAAAGCCGATAAATTATACAAAATACAGTTCAGGGAGATTCTATAACAAAGGGCCGTTGTTGTATTTTGTAAACATATAGAACACCCAGGTGGATATTGCATTTTGTTGACTTTAGATTTATTTATGCTATAATTCCCTTCATATCCTATATGCATGACCAGGTCCAGTACTTTAGGGCGTTCAGAGGATACAGGTCCAGGAGTCTTAAGACCCCAAGTGTTTCTTCCCAATAAGGTTTAACCAATACCATAAACAATCCATTATAGATGGAGTCCTGCAGCTTTACGTTAACCGTCAGTGCATGACTATAGTTTGttggatacaggcagtccttacgtaaaagataggttatgtaggtttgttcttaagttgaatttgtatgtaagtcggaactgtatattttatcattgtaatcccagtcaaattttttttggtctctgtgacaattggattttaaaaatgtaggattgctataagaaccaggattaacaataaagcctcattacagacacctttgataactgttataactgtttattactgcctagggctaaagtacagtaaattaccaacatccagaggtccgtttgtaacaggggtcgtctgtaaatcgggtgttcttaagtaggggaacgcctgtataaGGGTTTTAAAGAAATCTAACTAATTCTGGTagttaaaaagttaaaagatAAATGAAAAACCAAAAAAGTGCTAATCACCTCACTTTCCCTAATACaaagtataaataaacagtaaaaatcataaacatgttaggtaccgACCGCTTCCCAAAAtgtacgatctatcaaaatataataacggttattcccggcgttaaatcctgtaacggaaaatagtgcctaaattcaaaaatgccacttttttgcaacatataaaagatgtaataaaaatgtgataatgtgatcaaaaggctgtacagacctaaaaatggtagcattttgtatgaaaagtatgaaaaagttcttagctccagaagatggcaaaattaagatttttttcttttgtacaggaggttttcattttgagTGTatgaaaaacattataaaaaatacataaatttagtatccctttgattgtaccaacccaaagaataaagtagcacAGGGACAACCGTAAAAACCAAGCCTGCACCTGTTccctggaaagttgggtggttcttAGAGTTAGTCTCACCGATGTGTTGAGTGATGCAGGAGCTATCCAGTCAGCTGCTAGGGTGGCGTCCAGGATAAATGGCTTATTCCCAGTTTACTCAAGACTGGTTCTTCTTATGACTTTTGTGCATATGGAACCCTGAGGCTGTATCCAGCCTGAGCCGTTTCCCTAAACCACAGCTTAATCTGGAACCCTGTACATGTACCCTGCTTTATCTGGAACCCCATCCTGATTCGGATATCCGAACTTTGTATCCTATTTGATCCGGAACCCTGAAACCCCAACATGATCCACTGCCCTGAACCTTGTATCCTGTCTGATCTGGGACCccaacctgatccagaaccctgaaaCTGTAAATGGGCCTGTTCTCTGTACCCATCCTTCACCCTGTAACTCCATTCTGAACCTCTACTCCAAACCCTGTTTCAAAGCCGTTCCCTGACTCTCTATCCCTGGCAGACACCTGATACTTTTTCATTTGCTGTTTGAGGCCATCTTTCACCTCAAGAATTCCACAGAACACTCTATTGGATCATGATATTGGATTCCTGTGGACCTCCTATCACCCACACTGTGAATTCAGATTAATTATGAACACAAGAAACAAAAGAACGACACAGACACAGCGAGTATGTATAAAGTATGTATAGTTTATTATAACTATTAGTGTATTTTATATGTGCTGGTGACCCCCCATCACTCACTAGGAGCGGACAGcgacactcagggcaggaaaaACCCCCAGTGGAGGAAACctgcagggaaaccatggccgccGCCCTGCCCTTCCTCTGGGTATACTAAGGGCGGTCACCTCTAGAACATACGTttcagtgtgtgtgtagtgtgtgtagtgattgtgtgtgtgtagtgtggtgtgtgtgtagtgtgatgATTGTGTGTAGTGATATTATGTGTCTGTACAGTGAATGAATGTGTGTAGTGATGTGCGTGTATTACCTCCTCATCCAGGGCTTTCCTCCTTCCTTGGGTCTTCAGGTTCCTCCTCCTTGGACGGATGCAGAGTGGTGGCACACAGCGAGCAGGGTGGAGGGGTGATCCAGGGGCCTCTGATGGAAAACTCTTGTGGATCTCTCCGGAACCAGCGCACGGCCCGGCTGTGGAAGTCTTTCCTGTTGCGCTTCCATGCCCAATGGTCGGGGTCCTGTGCCATAATTAGATCACATGTTTCCTTACCAACCCAAGCTTGGAATCCCATACGTCTCAGCAGCTCGTCCCGTCTCCTCAGCAGGTGGTCCTTCTTTATGGTCCAGGTCGATCCAGGGACCCAGAGGAACATCTCACGGTGGAAATCCAGGTCTTCTTCCAGCTGGCAACCTAAAAACCTAGAAGAACAAATGATAAGATTATCCAGTAAGATCCTGATTGTCAGACACTCTATTTGctattgatgatctatcctacAGTGCGGATCGGTCATCAATATCCTGAACCTGGAACATGTTATACTAtggtaaaagaaaagaaaacttaCAGACTGGGGAAGAAATAAGTGCCATATTCCTCGGTGCGGAGCTTGGTTCTCCGAAAATATTCCAGGACGATGGCGAGGAGGTACTggggggaggagaaggagcatTAGACAACGGTAATAGAGTTATTGTCTACATACATaatcttatacagtatatatatacgtatctatatatactgtatactatgtaTTCCTATGTTACTGATATCTTTCCCTACTTTCCCTCAGtatagtaaagataccttgtccGACATCCGGAGGCAGCTGTCCCTGTCTAGGAATCTCCTGATGAGCTCATCCTCTATGAACAATGGAAATAAGGTTATATATGTTCCATCTATCTCACAAATGTTCCAGTGTCTTACCTAATATCCAGATAAAATATTACACTTAAAATACAGTGGGACCGTTATTAAAACTGGGGCATTTTGCTCCATTTTCAATAATGGTGTACCAAGGGTGTGAAAGCTGGGACCCTTCTATAATAAATTGTTGTGGCAGGGCCCTGACTGTGTACATCTAAGTCACATTGGGGCAGGTttactgacacctgggggggagggggaatatGTATAATGTGAGTATGTTATGTGTGCTTGTCAGATGTGGCAGccaaaaatatacaatttaaCCCATTAAATCTTGTACGATGGCCTCTGCCCTCAGCATCCTCTCCTCTGGAGGATTTTACCGAGGAGGGTGAAGAAGGCAGTCCGTTCTTCTGGCAGTGGCATGCCGGTG comes from the Engystomops pustulosus chromosome 5, aEngPut4.maternal, whole genome shotgun sequence genome and includes:
- the LOC140133576 gene encoding speedy protein 1-A-like; this translates as MRKRKRELIDLYNQESAQPDSPEDTKKKKMDTGMPLPEERTAFFTLLEDELIRRFLDRDSCLRMSDKYLLAIVLEYFRRTKLRTEEYGTYFFPSLFLGCQLEEDLDFHREMFLWVPGSTWTIKKDHLLRRRDELLRRMGFQAWVGKETCDLIMAQDPDHWAWKRNRKDFHSRAVRWFRRDPQEFSIRGPWITPPPCSLCATTLHPSKEEEPEDPRKEESPG